DNA from Ananas comosus cultivar F153 linkage group 12, ASM154086v1, whole genome shotgun sequence:
atttttggtataaattataaaaaatggacgGAATAGTGATCGAATTATGATGGAGGGAGACTATATGCAACAACTTGCAATGTTGAAGgggtaaaatgaaaatttttaaaaagttaaggaggaaaagtgaaaaaacggatatttataaaatgattttatataatttagtttttttaaaaatattttaatattttaaataactgATATCAACGAATTAAtcaagaaataatgaaaaatacatGCCCATAATATTGGAGAGTCATTTTGATGTTAGAATTTAGTcttacaatattaaaaaaaatggaatttattatttaatttttacaaattaaacaaaattataatgaaattttatatataaaagtaatttttctcaCTAATACTTATTTATATCACTggaatttacttatttttattgttttttaattaattggcTAATGATAATCATTTAAGGGATGAAATATGAATCTCCACTTCAATTTTCAGTAAAAGAGTATAAAGAGAAATGCTggattttttttcaattggcgccctgaaaatttttattttaaaaatagtcccgataaatttataattgcaaaaatagccctactcctgccacgcaggcgccacgtaagcgccacgcgggcgggctGGGTGGCGGGTCTGGCaagttgaacacagtgaaccattcaccgtgtttaacggGCGGGTCTggtaagttgaacacggtgaaccattcaccgtgtttgacgGGCGGGCTGGGTGGCGGGTCTGgcaacacggtgaatgattcaccgtgttcagtTAATTATTCTGTCGCAAAAAAGATGGCGTTCAATACGTTTAGGGTTTACATCAAGCGGCGCGAATAACCAaaagaaacacggtgaaccattcactctGTTTGAatatggtgaatggttcaccgtatttaacTTGCCAAGCAGGCGCCCAGCCCACCCACGTGGTGTTTGCGTGGCGTCTACATGACAGGGATATGGtcatttttacaattataaatttatccgaattatttttaaaataaaatttttcggGGGCCATTTGTAAAAAAAAGCCTAGAAATGCTACTTATATATCAAAAAGTTGGGTGTAAATCTTAGACTCGCCCATCCAATAACTTATTTACTCTTtgtgaatttttaatatttgaaaaaaaaaataatgataaaactAGTATAAAAATACTAGCCCTGAATtcggccccgtttggttcggggatatcAAATACCGgggcaaatttttttatttttggaatagCTTATTTCTGGAatagttagaaataaaaaaaaaaaaaattgtgtttgatttgtaatgTTGTTATTCTCATGAATAATTGaaattgtgtttggttaattttatacaaaagtagaggatagtgaaaaaaagtagtgattgaatttaatataaaatataatttaataaaaataatttttacaaaaataaatttatttttgcaaattttagttaaacttaaatttaataaaaatatttttttataatttttaatataaataatatgtattaatacagaataattaataattttataataaaaataattcattataaaaaaaaagatataatttctatataatttagttttaatttaatttataatcttaataaaACTTGGAATTAAAACTTGGAATATCACTATTCCGCCAACAAGGTGGAATAGTTACNATTTATCACAAGCTACTTCGGAATGGCCGAAAATAGCAATGTTTGAccagaataaaatatttgaactaAAAACACTCCATTTGACATAAATGCGGGGATAACGAAATCCTGAACCAAATAGGGCCTAAATAGATATGGTACGAGATTTAGATAGACTTCAGGTGTACACGAAATATTGCGTTTGAATATAATACttaaaaaatccttttttttataagttaatatatatatatatatatatatatagagagagagagagagagagagagagagagagagagagagagagagagagagagagagctaggctcctatgctttcgaaagtacggaggcctccgtgcttgtaagttatttttgatgatgggatgTTCAATTCGgcaatcggttccgttagacatgatctatgctattggaagtatctagaaaccaaatttcataattttttaactttgtttgcctagtgaacgagtagcctcaaaatgaacggctgaaagtaaaaatctcataaaaaacagcgataaaggactcaaatttcaaatcggaagtattgttcttgctcttgatgttaagtagaattttctattaaagtttcatgtcatttggatacttctacaccgttgaacttaaaaacgtgccacatcggccgttaaaatagtcattttttaaaccctttgatcgctaggtaaatgaagtcgaaaaattataaaatttggtttctagatagttccagtagcatagattatgtctaacggagccgatcgtcgaatcggatgtcctatcatcgaaaacaacttacaagcacggaagcctccgtaatTTCgaaagcacggaagcctccgtagtttcgaaagcacgggagacatactctctctctctctctctctctctctctctctctctctctatatatatatatatatatatatatgtaattatactgctatactattgatagtaccaagtgtttggtgctgtCAGGTTTTTGACCGTTGAATGAAAATGTGTGccgttaggatgatagtgattcctTTACCGTTcggttcggggttaagtaaaagctagttattccagggatagggttaagttcagggttaaggtgggattagagtaattttgtgtttggttgagaattgagtTTAGTCCAGGTATaggtaaaatagtatttggttggagtagatgggataagaaggatagtgggtaaaatagtgttttgtttggttggagtagtggggtgggatggggttagctaactccACCCCCCTAAAATCATGTTTGGGAATAAAACCGGGATTGAGGGGTTATCctaccccttaaccccgaaccaaacacaattttaggattgagtgggtggttagttgaatagtataatctaacggatagaaatgatcaaagagtagatctaacaacagaaaactcgatagtacctaGAGCTTGGTagtatcgatagtatagtaaacGGACTCATTCACTATCATGTTAAGATTAGGGATACAAATGGATCTAGGTTGGTGAAGCTTCCGCCCCCGGATGGACGGTAAGGGTCTATTTGTTTGAGTGAAAGTGGAGAGGAGTGAAATCGTTTTTAGCCGTAAACGATcacttttgttgtttgtttcaccgtaataaagaaatatttagaaatcaataaGGACATTTTGGTTAACCAAGGATATAAATCATATAATAGATAtctttaaagttttaaataagtatattagatattatcccgaATCCAAAATACCAGAATTCAAATAAATTGatgcataaaaaagaaaaaaaaatattattttcattctcaacaaaatattttgctaCAGAGAGAGATTGATGAGTCACTCAATCAAATTATCTTTCATAATCTACTCAGAAAAGCACTTCcacaagaaaaaagaagggagaaagaaaaaggaacaaacaacagtgaagaagaagataagaTACCCTCTTTTGTCATATGATCTTGAGCTCCTTGAGCCAAGCTGTGTGGAGTGGGCATGGATCTGGCTTTCCTTGCGAAAGCGCTTTCTCGGAAAGTGAATAAAACCATCCATTCCTCCACTTGAACTGTTACATTTTGACATGTTTCATTAAGATTGACCGAAGTTTCCGACACAATAAACTCACAACTAGGTTTCTTTCGCATGTTTATATCCCTGCAGAATCATCAGTTTCTGTATTTTCCTTATCGCCTCTCGACAGTGATCCAATTTGGTTTTGCATTAGACGAGGTTTTTCTTGCGAGAGAAATTGAGGTTTCACAGGTTTTCTGTTTTTACAATTTGGAAGGACATGTAGAATTAATTACCTCTTTCACAGCAGTTGGGAAGTGGGAAACAGCCCTGGAATAAGCGCATAGCCGCTCTTCCACGCCTTCGTCAAACGCAATCCCTTTCTCCGCAGCTGCGGCAGATGCTAATTCTGCAATTAAACTAGAAACCTGCGACAATAATAGCCACGCGAGTTATTGTTTTATAACAAAAATGCTTACGTGGTTATCACGAGACCACTATTTACGAGATCGATCTGAGAGGAAACAAACTAGGAGTAATGTTAAGCGCCGCACGCACACACGTGGAACTGCACAAGGTGAGATTTTAACCAATAAAATACTGGCTCAAACGATTGAGGGAGCTTAATCTGGCCACGATATAGCGATCGGCCCAAAGATAGCCTCAACAGAACTATCAATTCATGCAAACAAAGCTCTATGAAAAGCTGGTTAGCAAAAGTGCATACCGGTATATACACCGAAATAAATGGAGGGTCATGTAGACACACACAATCAGGTAGCTTCATACGTAACATGCGGCTAATACATGAGATTTCCAACAACATTATTCAAGACCGTTTCGGGGATAAATAAACCACATTTTTGTGTCGCATATAATCAATAAATACCAGAAACGTAACGTAATATAACAACATATGGAAGAATGCGGCATTGAAAAATGGCTTTGGAAAAGCAATCACCTCTGACCGATAATCTTTCTCGACAACACCGACAGTAGCCCCTGGATGACGAGCTCCGACAAGCATGAACGCTGCAATCCATGTCAGTTTCTCCAGCATTTGTTTCTGGAAAGGCTCCTTTTCAAGGACCTAAAGTAAATTAAACCAGAAGCGGTAATCAATCTGAAATCTGAAACTCTGCTTCTATATTTGCATAAacaaaccaaggatttaagtgcctacAGGTACAAGCCGTATCTAACATGCCGTGTCGTGCTAATAAAATATTGGCACGATACTGTCCCTGTGCCGATAATACAACTTAAAACTcccttttctttaaattagtaagtaattttctcaataaagttcaaatgacttgataaaaatatataatagacaattagaatattttattgctaaagaaataatattttatacaattatgtgtcggcacacacgTATTCTTcgtgaccggcacgcatcagCATAGTCCAGCACGcaccgtgccagcaagttttcggcacaatcccttgccacggcacttaaatccttgaaaAAAACGACCAGAAACAAAGGGTGATTGTAGGGACAATAATAAAATGCAGCAGGGATCCTCAACTTTctagtaggggtggaaacgagctgagctcgagcgagcttatgtcagctcaaattcggcttgaaattaatttcgagcctaaatctaggctcaagctcggcttgaaattaattcgagccgagctcgagcaagcctaatttcgagtcgagccgagctcgagctctaaacgagccgattgaaattctcgacattatataatcaatagtttattttttatagaacattacctacaatttgatgcaacatgtccaatagttcaaaatacaaaataattgcaagaaatgtgagctagggtgactgcctgactgggtgagggtctgagagagagagcgagagagagagggggggaaaaattagagatttgggaatttgaatgttatcatattttagggttatgtgcaacaatgaaagtctgaaagagagagtgtgttatgtaaatttagagttgggctcaattgcacggttatACTTGTTGgttttattttatgggccaacaataatggcccaaattaaattaaagcctatatataattaaaatacattatatatatatatatatatatatattcgagctttcgagcctaattcgaacgagccatgtaatactcaagctcgacttgaaatgaatttcgagccttttattttgttcaagctcggctcatttaatttcgagtcgagcttgagcgagccgaatatcaagccgaacacgagttgaaagcgagccggctcgctcgtttgccagccctactttCTAGTGAAGCTGCATTTCGCTCGGTAACCTTTCAATTATTACGATGGGATCCTCAACCTTCGATTATCTTACATGCTTAGTGAGTTTCTTTGTTAAATGGTTGGAGATATCCATGTAATTGCCTTTTAAAGCAATAACTGTtcactcttttattttatttcttaggATCGATATTTCTTATGACGGTTGTACAAACATACGCACACGCACTTCAACCGGAAGAATTTAATTGAAACGCTAACAATCGTAGAAAATGAATGCTTCGAGGGCAAAAGCTGAAGCTTTGCTGAAATGTTGAGAGTCATCCTGGTGCACGAGAGTAACACCATATAAGACTTGTTTGCTTCGGCGCAAGCTAAGCTTTTGCACAGGTGTTGTTTGAGTAGCCATCTGAATAAACACTAACAGATTTTCTCACGATCACAAACCCGACAACTTCCGGTTGCAGCAGAAGCTAAAGCTTCAAAGTGGAGATTCCTGTTTTCGGGGCAGAAGTTCATTTCAGCATCGCAGCACATTAAAagcttgaaatttttttgtttcaccAAACAATTGACTACTGCTGCTTGGAATGGACAAGTTGTATTTTAAGCCAAGCCAAGTAAGTACCTTGCATGATAGCCCTCCACTATGCAGCCGTGCCGCCACCGCCTGTGCCCATTTCCCATACGCCGCAGTCAACCCTTCCGGATTCGTATCCGTCTTCCCATCCACCGGTGGCTCCCCGACCTTCGACACCGCAAAGTAAGCCAAAACTTGATCGGCGTCGCCCAAACCCTTGCTCTCGAACCAGGGTTCGAGCATCCCGTTCTGGAAGAACACCAAATCTGCTCCAATGTTAGAACAGGATAAGCACTCTAGAAGCAAAATTTGATCTCCGGTAAAGTTTTATTCGTTCTCGGTacgaatttattttttctgagGTAAGGATTACACCTTGTTTCCAACACCCATATCATTAAAATCGACAGGATTACAATTCAGTTCTCGAAACTTCACTTGATCAGAAGCTTATTAGTGCTACAATTTGGATTAATTCCCACTTATTTGGATGGATTTCGATAAGTGTAAGCATAAGCAAATCCGAGAAATTGGGgtcaaatttacactctttcaAGCTTCACAAACACATCTACCAAAACAGGTAAACAATTCTCATGGAACCTAACCACCAATTCCTTGTGCATTGCAAATGAATTCCATTCCTATCATTTAGCATCAAACACTGTTTATGATTTGGCCCAAACTAACAcctattttacttctttttgtGTAATTCCTAATGATCTCCACCCCCAAATTCCATCTAATTGCTACTTTGTACACTTTTTGGCTTTTTTGGCCTCAAATTGATCATCTATACCTTGTAGTTCCTATATGACAAAGATCCTAATAGAATTAGGGTTCCTCGCCTTACTTCGCCATCAAAGATCTTATTCagaattagggtttagggggtGGGGTTTACCGCTCCACCGCGACCGGGGCGTGGCGTCGAGCACGGCGTCGAGGTCGTCGTTGCGGGTGCACACGAAGATCGGCCCCGCGGGGCTCGCCGGAACCGCCTCGCCGCGGCCGACCAggacgtcgccgccgcctccgccgagcGACTGCAGCATCCTCCCGACCCTCCCTCCCCCAACGATCACCGCCGGAACCACAGCGGTCGCCATCGTcgccgaaaccctaaccctaaccctaatcgaggcggggaaggggagggggagggggaggggggatAACGGAGAGGGGCGGAGGATAACGGCGGAGGTAACGGCGGCGGCCATTTGAATGGGTGTTAGTGCGGAGGCATAACGGCGTTAAGCGATCgtgcttgtaatttttagtTGGCGCCGTTAAACGAGAGCCATACGTTTCCGTTTGAGGGTTTATCTCTTTGGACACAGATTATTGCGTGCGCCCGGTGTATACGCACTCTCCATACACCGGACCtataataatcttttttttttttaaaggataatgtctaatatacccttcaaaacttcaaaaatatctaatatatccctGCTTGACAAAAAATATCGAAACTtctcgagaaaaaaaaatcttattaaaaaagactaaaaaatagaattttttttatgtaaaaactCTATATTTTGCTCacgtaaaattttagaaatattttcgaAGAGttgaaataatcaaattatccttatttactttataaaaaaaaataattttgtagcatatttttatcttttttgagaatatttttaatataaattataagaaatgaacgGAATGTTGATGAAACCCTAGCAAAGGGGGAACTAAATacatcaacttaaaattttgagaagttaaaatataaatttttgaaagtcacgaaaaaaaaagaagtgaaaaaggtatttacaaaataattttcaataatttagccttaaaataaataaaaattaatttctatgGATAATTTAGGGAGATCCCTTCCTCATTACTCACCACATCCCTTCCAACTAATTTTTCAATCCCTTATCCAAATTGTTGAACAACACCACCTACCTTTGAAACCAAACCTAACAAGGATCAAAGTTTGATTCAACTTGcataaattttcaaactttttgaaaatcaaaaaaaaattcaaatatttcaaatcatCATCTTGACTCTTTGATTgaagtaaaaatatacaaaactcACTTGAATTATCGACTATTTTGAGTTGGCTaccaaatcttttaaatttttggctTTACTGCCCAAccttttagtttatttaatttgagtcagtcaacagtattttactttcaaaatttaaacgcGTCATTTATCTGTATgcatttagttagtatactttacGCAATTCTGGCAACTATAcatttattaaagtttcaaaAAAATAGCTCCAATTCAGTCCTTCTAATTCTGCTGCAAAAAGAAGCTGTTGAGATATAGCGCTTCTTCAAATTGCATTACTTGAAAGTAATACTTTGTTAAGGGCATGATTTGTTGATGAAAAgtaataaaaggataaaaaatgagatttttagaaattgaatttgttatgaatatttgattaaaatagagttgatcgtatcttacttttttttaaaaaaaagtgggaTCTTATTTTATAATAGAATTCTCTTCAATCAACTTTTcgtctaataaaataaaaagtcgCAAATTTTCTCTCTATCTATCCTAACACCCTGCCAGGTATacacatgattttttttttttttttttttttttgctatcaactTTTTTATTGTGTAATAATTTATAGGCAACAAAATGTAAGAAGTTGGAAAAATTTGTAGACATTCACTTTCTAAATAATactttctcaaaaataatacTTATGGAAAACCTCATCTttttaagtttctttttttttttttataatctatCGTGCCCTAAATAGAATTAGGGCAGAAAAAAGAGCCAAACAAATTTATACCtatttatacctatatattatttttcatgcaGTTTGTCACTTGGTAATTCCTCCTTCACCCCCTCCCTTCTCACTCCCTTATGCTTCGCCTTCCCACCTCATCTCTATCCGATGTTTCTTCTTCCCACTCGCCtactttctaattaatatattcacataattcattttcattaaaataaatcactttaaagaaaagagtaaaataagatCTCTTCATACTCATTTTTATCACTTTTTCTGCTTTTTCTTAGTGCACAAGAAgggttcaaattttatatttttcttaattttttttatttttaaaattgtgtgCAGATTGAAATTAGGGTTCTGAGAATTGCGACGGTGCGGCGAAATGAAGTGCAATGGATTTGGAGTTATGAGAGGAAAGAAGCGGTGGGTGTGGGGGGATCCATACGGTATCAACGTGGCTGTGATCAAGGAGAATCGGCGTCGACAATGGCGGCGGAGGCGACGGAGAGAACGGGAATCACCTGTCCAATCTCGACAGGGCGATGAAGGTGTGTATGGAATAGTAATTCTATTACTgcttttttcattattattatgtataatttatttgctgTTGTAATCTTTGCTACCGTTATacatatctattttatattttgtatttgtatttattgaCATCTCACgacaagttaaaaaattttaaaatgttaattttgtcAATCTTTTATCTTCTATAGTATTAGTTCGCCGCAATGAGTATGTAGTTCTTTATCAAattaccaaaaattaaaaaagcattttttttttttgtagaagcTTCATGGGAAACAAATAGATTCCTACATATGTAGGACCAAAAATGTGAGACACAAAACAAACCCCAGCGTGCTCACCAATCtctaataagagagagagagagagagagagagagagagagagagagagagagagacaaacaaaaaaaaaaaaaagaaaaagggaaaaacccAAATACACGCTTTTAGGATTGTGGTCTACATATAATTGTTGCCTACACCTAGCGTATCTCTAAATTTCGTTTAATtaaaccgatcgtcgattcggataCTCTATTGTCAGAAACGATGCAGAAATAAATGGCCTTGTTTGCTTCTAGATACAGATAAAATAAGGTGCAGGGCATAAAATATACGCATACACTTGCTGTAGGACATAAAAGTTACAACTTACGaagttcaaatactctatatttCGTTTAATTATACCGATTGTCGACTCGGGTGCTCCATTGTCAGAAATAACGTAGAAATAAAATGGTCTTGTTTGCTTCTAAAATAATTCTAGACTGACTCTAGatacagataaaaaaaagtgCGCTGCATAAAACGTAAGCATACACCTAGTGCgggaaataaaatttagaacttaagAAGTTCAAATACTCTTAGATCTTGTTTAATAATACCAACTGTCGATTATGTTCAAATACTCTTAGATCTTGTTTAATAATACCAACCGTCGATTCGGGTGCTAAACGATGCATaaataaattgcattgttaacttttgaaaatattCTAGCCTAACTTTAGTtacagataaaataaaatacagcGCAAAAAATTTAGTGCAgagaataaaattcaaaatctaagaAGTTTAATGCTCTAGATTTCGTTTACTGATATTAATTATCGATTCGGATGCTTCGTTGTCAGaaatgatactaaaataaatgaCCTTGTTTACTTCTAAATATATTCTAATCCGACTCTAGatacagataaaaaaaagtgtGGTACACAGAGTTTATCTGTATATGTAGTGtaggaaataaaatttaaaacctgagaacttcaaatattttagatctcTCATTTAATTATACCGGTCGTCGATTTGAATGCTCTATTGTCAGAAACTACATAAATAGCTTTgtatacttctaaaagtattatagTCTGGCTCTAGatacagataaaaaaaaggTGTGGTGCATAAAGTGTATGCATACACCTGGTGCAGGGAATAGTTTCTCATGGACTAGTGCTTGTGTGAATCCTTGGACAAACCTTGTTGGAAAAGGGAGATGGGTCAAGATCTGGTACAGGGGAATCcaataaaatgtaacaacaaaaaaatatgcatgttaaaaaaataaaaaaaaaaaaaaaatttgatttttttttttgaaaaaagccCTCCACATATGGTAGTAGTACAAATGGGTCCCTTTTTCTCTTAATCATCATGCAAGCATGCTTGCTTGTGACCATTAATTATTTTGGTACAATTTCATTAAGATCCTCAACTTATACATTATTTTGGAGTGGCCCTCTTaacttccaattttttttttattattagtgtatataattttttttatttttgtttcttttgatttgagttattttggTGGGATGTATTACTaagattttttgaaaattaaaattctaatttggcCTTTAAATATAAGCGAAGTTGATTGTTACTTACACCAActacattaaatttaatcaagttaacatcaaacttaataaaaatctctattttatctGAAAAATAAATCAGGATAAAGTATggaaaaatcgaaaaaaatgaCGATGCACATTTGataaaagttattttcttttatcaatggaattaaaaatatttttaaaattttaaaaatgtaaaatataaatttttaaaagtcaacaaaagataaaaaaataatttcaaagaaaaattttctgtctttgtagccttattattattattattattattattattatttatttcattttcgcctacaaattttatgttttttggctcttttattattaaatatatttaaattactCTTCTTCCCCAATCTccactttttctctcttctaaaGCAGTTATTGTTCTCTGCTCCCCTGTGCATGGGCTTTGTCTCCACCTTCTCATGCTCCCTCCAACAAGCCAACAACCCCTCCTTTCCCTCATGCCCCTGTTCTCTTTGGGCactcaaaaagttaaaaatttcaCATCTTTACAGCTATTTCTGATCTTTGTGTGGGTCTCAATCATCTAAAGATCCCATTTTGGGAGGTGGGTACTTGTCATTTTGACCCATAAATGTTTGATTCCAAGAGGCTTGGGAGATGGGTAATTTGTTATTTTGATCCGTAATCCCCCCTCTCTACAG
Protein-coding regions in this window:
- the LOC109717915 gene encoding uncharacterized protein LOC109717915; protein product: MAAAVTSAVILRPSPLSPLPLPLPFPASIRVRVRVSATMATAVVPAVIVGGGRVGRMLQSLGGGGGDVLVGRGEAVPASPAGPIFVCTRNDDLDAVLDATPRSRWSDLVFFQNGMLEPWFESKGLGDADQVLAYFAVSKVGEPPVDGKTDTNPEGLTAAYGKWAQAVAARLHSGGLSCKVLEKEPFQKQMLEKLTWIAAFMLVGARHPGATVGVVEKDYRSEVSSLIAELASAAAAEKGIAFDEGVEERLCAYSRAVSHFPTAVKEFKWRNGWFYSLSEKALSQGKPDPCPLHTAWLKELKII